A single Terriglobia bacterium DNA region contains:
- a CDS encoding citrate synthase, which translates to MANDTLTIVDNRTNRTYTVPIENGTIRTMDLRQIKTDPNDFGLMGYDPAFMNTASCRSKITFIDGDKGILRYRGYNIEDLAENCTYLEVAYLLLNGELPTPEQRHEWVKQITHHTMLHENTKQFMKSFRHDAHPMGILVSTLAALSTIYPEAKNIADAECRQHQIIRLIAKIPTIAAYSYRHSLGYPFVYPDNDLSFPENFMNMLWKMVEPKYVANPVMARALDVLFILHADHEQNCSANAMRSVGSSQADPYLSAAGAASALAGPLHGGANEAVLRMLDEIGDVKNIPEYVKRIKEGKGKLMGFGHRVYKNYDPRARIIKQTAEDVFKITGRNAKLDIAIALEKVALEDEYFITRKLYPNVDFYSGIIYQAMGFRPEMFTVLFAIPRMAGWLAQWQELLEDKEQKIARPRQVYLGHELRKIEKTKRTEQAFATR; encoded by the coding sequence ATGGCCAACGACACGCTCACCATCGTCGACAATCGGACCAACCGGACGTACACCGTGCCGATTGAAAACGGCACCATCCGTACCATGGACCTGCGGCAGATCAAGACCGATCCCAATGACTTCGGCCTGATGGGATACGACCCAGCCTTCATGAACACGGCATCGTGCCGCAGCAAGATCACTTTCATTGACGGCGACAAAGGCATTCTGCGCTACCGCGGGTACAACATCGAGGACCTGGCGGAGAACTGCACCTACCTGGAAGTTGCGTACCTGCTGCTCAACGGCGAATTGCCCACACCCGAACAAAGGCACGAGTGGGTGAAGCAGATCACGCACCACACCATGCTGCACGAAAACACCAAACAGTTCATGAAGAGCTTCCGCCACGACGCGCACCCCATGGGCATCCTGGTGAGCACGCTGGCGGCGCTCTCCACCATCTACCCGGAGGCCAAGAACATCGCCGATGCGGAATGCCGGCAGCACCAGATCATCCGCCTGATCGCCAAGATTCCGACGATTGCGGCGTATTCGTACCGGCACAGCCTCGGATATCCCTTCGTCTATCCCGACAACGACCTCAGCTTCCCCGAGAATTTCATGAACATGCTGTGGAAGATGGTGGAGCCGAAGTACGTGGCCAATCCGGTGATGGCGCGGGCGCTCGACGTGCTCTTCATCCTGCACGCCGATCACGAGCAGAACTGCTCCGCCAACGCGATGCGCTCGGTGGGCAGCTCGCAGGCCGATCCCTACCTGTCGGCGGCGGGCGCGGCGTCGGCGCTGGCCGGTCCGCTGCACGGCGGCGCCAACGAAGCCGTGCTGCGCATGCTGGACGAGATCGGCGACGTCAAGAACATCCCCGAGTACGTGAAGCGCATCAAGGAGGGCAAGGGCAAGCTGATGGGCTTCGGGCACCGCGTGTACAAGAACTACGATCCCCGCGCGCGCATCATCAAGCAGACCGCCGAGGATGTGTTCAAGATCACCGGCCGCAACGCCAAGCTCGACATCGCCATCGCACTGGAGAAAGTCGCGCTCGAGGACGAGTACTTCATTACCCGCAAGCTCTATCCCAACGTGGATTTCTACAGCGGGATCATTTACCAGGCGATGGGCTTCAGACCCGAGATGTTCACCGTGCTGTTCGCCATCCCGCGCATGGCCGGCTGGCTGGCGCAGTGGCAGGAGTTGCTGGAGGACAAGGAGCAGAAGATCGCACGTCCGCGGCAGGTTTACCTGGGCCACGAACTGCGGAAGATCGAAAAAACGAAGCGGACCGAGCAGGCGTTCGCGACGCGGTAA
- a CDS encoding holo-[acyl-carrier-protein] synthase has protein sequence MIVGTGIDIAEVPRIAAAIERFGGRFLRRIFTEEEIRYCDSKANRMERYAARFAAKEAALKAIGTGWKHGVAWTDVEVRREPGGRPTIAFTGKAAEFAARLGVTRASLSLSHTKDQAIASVILEDS, from the coding sequence ATGATCGTCGGTACCGGCATTGACATCGCCGAAGTCCCCAGAATCGCTGCCGCTATCGAGCGTTTCGGCGGCCGCTTCCTGCGCCGCATCTTCACCGAAGAGGAAATCCGCTACTGCGACTCCAAGGCCAACCGCATGGAAAGATACGCGGCGCGTTTTGCGGCCAAGGAAGCCGCGCTCAAGGCCATCGGCACCGGCTGGAAACACGGCGTGGCATGGACTGATGTCGAGGTCCGGCGCGAGCCCGGCGGGCGCCCCACCATCGCCTTCACCGGCAAGGCCGCTGAATTCGCCGCGCGCCTTGGCGTCACGCGAGCCTCACTGTCGCTGTCGCACACCAAGGATCAGGCGATTGCGTCCGTGATATTGGAAGATTCGTAG